From a single Nicotiana tomentosiformis chromosome 2, ASM39032v3, whole genome shotgun sequence genomic region:
- the LOC104100104 gene encoding putative cyclin-D6-1, which produces MLLNFNRLTKGKMEFDLENPLTGFEEHHFDAVSALFASESDHMPSFLAFKSTDVRFCLRRDSLSLISQTQSAYKFDRYMAYLAVNYIDRFLSEQVVTENRPWIVRILVIASLSLAAKMTNFNLSLSDIQRDVGVIFDAQSIPRMESLILTTLEWRLRSITPFSFLHFCMSLFQLGDSSLTQPLKRRASDIIFSTQYETKLFEYKPSIIAASALLCAADELIPLRFSSFLAAISECQYLTKEELMNALAVIREMLIEGRESTVDKLTPKSVLECECTTSECEKPTNLDGDSMKRRKLNDFRDETFRISHIQRC; this is translated from the exons ATGTTACTAAACTTCAACCGATTAACAAAAGGAAAAATGGAATTCGATCTCGAGAATCCATTGACGGGCTTCGAAGAACATCATTTCGACGCCGTTTCAGCTCTCTTCGCTTCCGAATCCGATCACATGCCGTCCTTTCTCGCCTTCAAATCCACTGATGTTCGCTTTTGCCTTCGCCGCGATTCTCTCTCCCTTATTTCTCAA ACACAAAGCGCTTACAAATTTGATCGGTATATGGCATACCTCGCTGTCAATTACATCGACCGTTTTCTTTCCGAACAAGTAGTTACG GAGAATAGGCCATGGATTGTACGGATTCTCGTCATTGCTAGCCTTTCACTTGCAGCAAAAATGACGAACTTCAATTTATCACTCTCCGATATTCAG AGAGATGTCGGGGTAATTTTTGACGCTCAATCAATTCCGCGTATGGAATCGCTGATTCTCACTACTCTAGAATGGCGACTAAGATCCATCACGCCTTTCTCGTTTCTGCATTTCTGCATGTCGCTTTTTCAACTCGGCGACTCGTCTCTGACTCAGCCTCTTAAACGGCGAGCTTCAGATATCATTTTCAGTACTCAATACG AAACTAAGCTTTTTGAGTATAAACCATCAATAATAGCAGCATCGGCGCTTCTATGTGCAGCTGATGAGTTGATTCCATTGCGATTTTCCTCTTTCTTAGCTGCAATTTCAGAATGTCAATACTTAACTAAA GAGGAACTTATGAATGCTTTGGCTGTAATACGGGAAATGCTGATAGAAGGGCGTGAGTCCACTGTCGATAAGTTGACGCCAAAAAGTGTTCTTGAGTGTGAATGTACAACTTCTGAATGCGAGAAACCCACGAATCTAGATGGGGACAGCATGAAAAGGCGTAAATTGAATGACTTTAGGGATGAGACGTTCCGGATTTCTCATATTCAGCGCTGCTAA